AGGGAAGGGTCAAGCGTTCGAGTTCTTCGCGAAGTTCCGGAGCGAGGCCCTGTTCGAGCTCACGGATCGAGGATCGGTGGATTTCCTTGAGTCGTACTCGGCTGGCGTCGTCGAGCGGTGCGGCGCGCACTTCTTCGAGGAGCTGTTTGATCATGGTGCCGATTCGCATGACCTTGGCCGGCTGCTCGACCATGTCGGCGATGGATTCGCCTTCCGGTTCCTTGGCGTCCTGCCGATCGGTGTTTGTCTCCGCGCCGTCGGGGCCGATGACCAGGATCCGTTCTTCCTCTGGCTTGTTCATAGCTCCATCTTGACGTGTCAGGCCGACAAACTGCACTTAACCCCAAAAAGGTAACCGAATGATAACTGTACTGACGGGTATTTCGGTGTCTGCCTTCGACTACAGAGCCGCTTGCCCCTAGAGTGTCGAGCATGGCTTACGACGTTGCCCGCGTTCGGGGATTGATTCCCTCACTCGGTGACGGCTGGATCCACCTCGACCCGCAGGCGGGTATGCAGATTCCCGACGCAGTCTCTCGGACAGTGTCCACCGCATTCCGGGCAGCCGCGTCGTCGTCGTCCGGTCGGCACGTCTCGAACCGTCGTAGCGCGGCAATCCTGGACAGTGCTCGGTCTGCCGTCGCGGATCTCGTCGGCGGGGATCCGGCGGGTGTTGTCCTGGGTTCGGATCGGGCGGTCCTGCTGGCCTGGCTGGCGGAGTCTCTGAGTTCGCGCCTGGGCCTCGGTACCGGGTTGGTGCTCTCCCGGCTCGACGAGGAAGCGAATGTGGCGCCCTGGCTGCGCGTCGCCGGTCGGTACGGCGCACAGGTGCGTTGGGCGGAAGTTGAAATCGAGACTTGTGAACTGCCTAGTTGGCAGTTCAACGAACTTATTACCTCCACGACGCGACTTGTAGCTTTGACTGCGGCTTCGCCGATCGTAGGTTCGGCGCCCAATGTGCGTGCCGCGGCGGATCGACTGCACGAATTCGGTGGCCTCATGGTCGTCGACGCTGTTGGTGCTGCTCCCTACGCGCATTTGGATATGGCCGAACTCGGCGCGGACATCATCGCCGTCAGTGCTCCGTCCTGGGGTGGTCCGCAAGTGGGTGCGCTGGTGTTCCGCGATCCCGGTCTGCTCGACCGCATCCCGGCGGTTTCGCTCAATCCGTACGCGCGTGGCGCCGAGCGTCTCGAAGTGGGTGGGCATCAGTTCGCGCTGTTGTCCGGACTCACAGCGTCCATCGATTTCCTCGCCGGCCTCGACGAATCGGCCACCGGCAGCCGCCGCGAGCGCCTCGAGACGTCGATCAGTTCATTGCAGAACTATCAAGACGGTCTTTTCGAGCACCTGCTGCGTTCCCTGTCCGCGCTGCCTCACGTCATGGTCATCGGGCATGCGCCGACGCGAGTTCCGACGGTCAGTTTCACGCTCGAAGGTACGGCTGCCGACAAGGTGGCCGCTCATCTCGCAGACAAGCGGATTGCGGTCATGAGCGGCACGCACGGCAACTCGCGCCTCCTCGACGCGTTGGGTGTCAACGACGAGGGTGGCGCGGTCACGATCGGCTTGGCGCCGTACACGACGCGGTACGAGATCAACCAACTCGTTGCCGAACTCGGCACGCTGGGCTGACCTCGTACCTGTTACGTCACTTCACGGTGAGGATGACCTTGCCTACCGTTTCGGGCGAATCCAGCAATTGATGAGCTAATGGCGCTTCGGCGATCGGTAGCTCAATGGAAACGACCGGTTGGACGGAACCGTCGGCGATCAGCGGCCACAGTTTGGCTAGGACGTCGGCCACGATTTCTGCTTTTCCGCCCGGGCCGGTCAGCGGACGTCCACGTAGACCGGTCGCGGTGATGCTTCCGCGTTTCCCCATCAACTTGCTGAGGTCCACTTCACCCTTGCGTCCGCCCTGCATCCCGATGACGACGATGTGCCCGTCCATCGCGAGGGCGTCCACGTTCCGGCCCAGGTACGACGCTCCCATGTTGTCGAGAATGATGTCCGCGCCGTGTCCGTCGGTGGCTTCGGAGAGGGCGGCGACGAAGTCCTGGTCGCGGTAGTTGATCGTGATGTCCGCGCCCAGCTCACGGCAGCGAGCCAGTTTTTCCTCCGAGCCGGCGGTGACGGCAACTCGAGCACCGAGGGCTTTGCCGACCTGGATGGCGTGCGTACCGATTCCGCCGCCGCCGCCGTGGATCAGCAGCGTGTGCCCGCGGCGCAGTCCGGCGCGCATGACCACATTGGACCAGACGGTGCAGGCGACTTCCGGCAAGGATGCAGCGACTCGCAGATCCACTCCCTCGGGCGCCGGAAGGAGTTGTGTCGCAGGTACTGCCACCTTCTCGGCGTATCCGCCACCGGCAAGCAGTGCGCACACTTCGTCGCCGACGGCCCAATCGGTGACACCTTCGCCGAGTTGGCTGATGACGCCGGAGCATTCGAGTCCGAGGACGTCGCTCGTGCCGGGTGGCGGCGGGTAGAAACCTTGGCGTTGCAGGAGGTCCGCACGGTTGACGGCGGTGGCGGCGACGTCCACCAGAACGTGCCCGCGAGGCACTTCCGGATCGGGCTGCTGCGCCCAGGTCATGACCTCGGGGCCGCCTGGCTGGTCGATAGTGGTGGCGTACATGGATACGACGCTAGCGAATCCCCCCGCAGTAGGCGGGTTTGGCGCTACGGTCGCTGTCGTGACTTACTTCGGGAACATGCAGAACGAGATCTATCTGAGCGGCCTCGGCGGTACCGTCCCGTCGCTGCCCATGACGGCGGCCGGGCTGGAAGCTGCCGCGCGTGAGCAACTCTCACCCGAAGCCTTCGGGTATATCGCGGGCAGCGCCGGGACCGAGCGCACTGCCTCATCGAACCTGCGGGCGTTCGAGAAGCACGCGATCGTGCCGCGCATGTTTCGGGGTACCGCTGCCCCAGACGCCCGTGATCTGAGCGTCGAGGTGCTCGGTACGCGTTTGGCTGCGCCGATTTTGACTGCGCCCATCGGTGTACTCGGTTTGGTTCACGACGACGCGGAGGTCGCGGTCGGTTCGGTCACCGCGGAATTGGGGATCGGCTCGGTTCTGTCGACTGCGGCTTCGTCGACCATCGAAGACGTCGGCGCGGTGTCGGGCGAGAACTGGTGGTACCAGTTGTACTGGCCGGCGGACGACGAGCTTGCCGAATCGCTTGTCCGCCGTGCTGACCTTGCGGGAGCCAAGGCTATCGTGGTGACGGCCGATACGCCCGGCATGGGTTGGCGTCCAAGAGATCTGACATTGGGGCACCTGCCGTTCCTGCGGGCGAAAGGCATCGCGAACTACCTCTCCGATCCGGTCTTCCGCTCGAAGTTGGCGTCGCCGCCCGAGGAAAGTGCGGAGGCGCTGCAGATTGCGGTCCTGACGTGGGTGTCGCTCTTCGGCAATCACACCGTTCGGATGGCGGATATCGCGAAACTTCGCCAGTGGACGTCACTTCCGATCGCGGTCAAGGGAATTGTGCATCCCGACGACGCTCGCGCCGCGGTTGCGGCGGGCGCCGACGGAATCATCGTGAGCAACCACGGTGGCCGTCAGGTGGACGGCGCGATATCGGCATTGGATGCGTTGGGGCCGATTGCGTCGGCCGTCGGACATGAAGCCGACATTCTGATGGATTCGGGTATTCGGTGCGGTGCCGACGTGATCATCGCGCTGGCTCTCGGGGCAAAGGCGGTTTTGTACGGGCGGCCGTGGGTATACGGCTTGGGGTTGGCAGGCGCAGACGGCGTCCGTCATGCTTTGCGGAGCTTGCTTGCCGATTTCGATCTCACGATGGGACTGGCTGGGTTGTCGTCGGTGAGGGAAATCGACAGGTCCCTAGTGGTGGACACTTCCGGACATTAGCGACAGTGGCCGCTTCAGGACTTCGCACCGATGAAGAAGACTGAATTTGGCCTCTGCAGGTCTAAACTGGGGAGCCGTGACAACTGACACGACAACCGACGAGGCCCCGGTGGTGCGGGAGCCATCCAGTGTGGTGGCGGAGCCGTCCGCTGCGCAGCAGGAAACGCCCACTGCGCAGCAAGAGACAACCACTGCGCAGCAAGAGACGCCCTGGCTGACGTCTGCCGAGATGCGCGCCTGGCGCGGTTACATGGACGGCAATCAGCGGCTCATGGAGGTCTTGAACCGGGAGCTGCAGGACTCGCATGACCTCTCGTTGGCGGATTACCGCATCCTCGTGATGTTGTCGGAATCTCCGGACGGTTCAACTCGGATGAGCGACTTGGCGGACGGCGTCCTGTCCTCACGTAGCCGCCTCACGCACCAGATCCGTCGGATGGAGTCTCAGGGCATAGTCGTGCGCACCACCTGCGCCGAGGACGGGCGAGGCGTGCTTGCGCAGATTACGGACGAGGGGCGTCGACGGCTTGCTGCTGCCGCACCCACCCACGTCGCGGGCGTCCGCAAGAATCTTGTGGATTTGTTGACCCCGACGGAGCTGGAAGTGCTGGCAGACGTCTTCTCGAAGGTTGATGCGGCCATCGGAGATCGCTGAGTAACGGGGAGCCGTTTTCACAGTTCGCGAGTGCACCGGATAGTATCGCCCACGGAAGCGTGGCAGAGCGGCCGAATGCACTCGCCTTGAAAGCGAGCGTGGCGTTAAACCCACCGGGGGTTCAAATCCCTCCGCTTCCGCCAAGGGTCCCCCACCTGCTGATGCAGGTGGGGGACTTTTTTGTCTGACCGAATTTGTCGGTTATTTGTTGCAGTGCGCAACTTTATGGGATATTTCAAGAATAGGATTTCCGCCGCTCGTGAAATTTCCCTCACTAGCGGAATGTAAATGTATTTCTAAATATCCAATGAATGCTCAACTGAACACTTGAGCCACTTTCGACGCCAGCGCCTGGCCAATTGGGTAGGTATCGAGCGGGACCTTTGTAACTTTAAATTCGAGGCTGATGTTTCGGAATCGATAGCTTGCCGAAGAAGTGCTTCAGCTGATATCTCGCTGTGACGATGCTGATCGACACTTGTTACCGATCGGTGATCCTTAGAGTGAAATCTGCTCTGTCCGTTACTGTTTCGATGCCAATTTCAGGACCGATCCCTAAATCAGTAAAACCGCGCAAACCCGCCATTCGGTACAAAATGTGCAACCATGGCACCGACGCCTTCGGTTGGACATTTGCTGTCGGTGTTAACCGCGCACCGTCGTTCATACGTATTACGAGAAATGTCGAGACCTATTGCGGTCTCCTTACTCGGAGGTGGTTTTACCGATGCTTGCGGAAACGGTAATAAATAGTGGTGACACGGCCTGGGTGCTTATTTCTGCAGGTCTCGTGCTCTTTATGGTCCCAGGTCTCGCGTTTTTCTACGCAGGATTGGTGCGTGGCAGTAGCGCGCTGGTGATGTTGCAGCAGAACCTGGTTCCGCTCGGCCTGGTGTCCATCACCTGGATTGTCTTCGGCTACAGCTTTGCGTTCAGCGGCGACTGGGGATCAGGCTTCCTCGGGGATCTGAAACTCTTCGGCTTGCAGGACATTCATACTGCCGCTGCGCCGGGCTTCCACTTGATCGAGGGTGCGGTCGCAGTCCCGACCTTGGCATTTGTGGCCTATCAGATGATGTTCGCGATCATCACGCCCGCTTTGATCACCGGCGCGACGGCAAACCGTCTCAAGCCGTTGGGTTGGGCTGTTCTCCTCGTTTTGTGGTCGATCATCGTCTACCCGCCGATCGCGCACTGGCTCTTCAACCCCGAGGGGTGGCTCGCTCTGCGCGGGGCGCAGGACTGGGCCGGCGGAATCGTGGTCCACGCCTCCGCCGGTGCGGCGGCACTCGCGATCTTGCTGGTTGTCGGTAAACGCCCCGGCTGGCCGAACGCGGAGGCCGTTCCGCACTCCGTCCCGTTGGCTCTGATCGGCGCAGGCATCTTGTGGTTCGGCTGGTTCGGCTTCAACGCCGGCGACGGTCTGGCGGCGGATGGTGTTGCGGCGCAAGCCTTGATCAACACTCACATTGCCGCTGCGGGCGGCATGGTCGTCTGGCTGGTTATCGAGCGATATACCGAGGGCAAAGCCACGGCGATCGGTGGAATCACGGGCGCTGTCGGCGGTTTGGCGACCATCACGCCCTGTGCCGGCTACGTCAGTACGTTCTCCGCCTTGGCAATTGGTGCGCTCGCCGGATTGATCTGCCACTTCGCGTTGGCACTCAAGTCGATCTTCAAGTTCGACGATGCTCTCGACGTCATCGCAGTCCACTTTGTCGGCGGCATCCTCGGATCGTTGCTTCTGGGGCTGTTTGCAGAGAAGGCGATCAATCCGATCGGACGCGACGGGCTTCTGTTCGGCGGCGGACTCGGTTTACTCGGTGAGCAGGCCTTGGCCTTGGTCGTCGTCATCGCCTTCTCGTTTGTCGTGACCTGGTTGATCGCCACGGGAATCGAGAAGACCATCGGGCTCAAGTTGGCTCCGAAAGACCAGGTCAACATCGATCGTCGTCAGCAAGGAATGGACGCGTACCGCTACAACGCGGCATTTGTCGACGCGGGTGGAGCGCCGCAATCGAGCGGCTTCGACGGGGGAGCCACGGTCGAGGGAGAGAAACTTGCTCCCAATCCCGGTGCGCAGAAACATGAACTCATCACCGCCGTCCTCCAGACCATCGAGTCCGAGAAGCTACGCGAGGCGCTGCTGGCGGCGGGAGCGGAATCGATTGTGGTATCGGAAGCCCATGTGTCCGCGGGTGATTCGGATTCTCTCAAGTTCCGCGGCCAACGCAATGACGTCGTCTTCGCGGAGCGATTGCGGGTCGAAGTTCTTGCACCGTCCGACCGCACCCAAGCCGTGCTCGATGCAATCAATCGGCACTCCCTTGGGAGGAGGAGCGGATTCGTGCAGCAATCCGCTGAACCGTTGTCCGGGCCGCGCGCCCCGGAATCGGACGCTGACCCTTTCGACCCTGACCACACGGAAGTGAAGATATGAGCGAGAAGGAGTCGTCGGAATGCATCTGACACCGAGAGAACTCGACAAGCTGACCATCCTCATGTTGGCTGAAGTCGCCCTACGACGAAAAGCGAAGGGGCTCAAGCTTAATCATCCGGAATCGGTGGCCGTCATCACGGCAGCGGCTTTGGAGGGTGCTCGCGAGGGGAAAACTCTCGAGGAAGTCATGGCGGACGCGTCGCACGCATTGACGGTCGACGACGTCATGGAAGGTGTTGCGGACATGATTCCGCGCGTGCAGGTCGAGGCGGTGTTCCTCGACGGTAGCCGCCTTGTCACTGTGCATTCACCTATCCAGTAGCCCGGCACACACTCCAGCATCACAGACATTCCAGCCCGGCCGACCAACTCAGGAGCATCGAAGATGGCATCAAAATCATCGAAGAAGGATTCCGGCGACGACAAGAAGGTTCCGGTCGGGGGATACGTCCTGCGGGATGAACCGATCGAGATCAACGAGGGCCGGCCGCGTCTGAAGCTGCGCGTTCGAAATACGGGTGACCGGCCCATTCAGGTGGGGTCGCACTATCACTTCATGGAGGTCAATCGCGCATTGTCCTTCGATCGTGAGCAGGCGTTCGGTTGGCGCCTGGACATCCCGGCTGGAACGGCAGTGCGCTTCGAACCGGGTGACGAGAAGGAAGTGACGCTGGTGCCGTTCGGTGGCAAGCAGCGCGCCCACGGTTTCAACAGTCTGGTGGACGGTTGGGCTCCCACGCATGCTGCGTATCGCCCGCGCCTGCCGCGTGCCGTCGCTCTCGCAGACGAGCTCGGTTTCCTGTCCGAACCACAATCCGACTGATTCTCGTTCACGGCGGTCGAAGGAGCACAATACCCATGACAAGCATTTCACGGCAAGAGTATTCGGGGCTGTTCGGTGTCACGAAGGGCGACCAGATCAGGCTCGGCAACACCGACCTCTACATCGAGGTCGAGGAAGATCTTCGCACGATCGGCGACGAGTCGATCTACGGTGGCGGCAAGACGCTACGCGACGGTATGGGTCAGGATCCGGCGTCGTGCAGTCGTGACGGCGCGCTCGACCTGGTGATCACCAACGTCGTGATCGTCGACGCCACGATCGGTGTCGTCAAGGCAGATGTCGGTATCAAGGACGGCAAGATCGTCGGGTGGGGCAAGGCAGGCAACTCGAGCACGATGGAGGGGGTGACGCCGGGACTCACGACGGGACCGGCAACGGATGCCATCTCCGGCGAGCAGTTGATTCTGACTGCAGCGGGTATCGATCCGCACGTGCACCTCGTTTCTCCTCAGCAGGCATACCACGCACTCAGCGGTGGTGTGACAACGCTGATCGGCGGCGGTATCGGGCCGTCCGACGGCACCAACGGCACTACCATCACCTCGGGCATCTGGAACATGGAGATGATGCTCAAGGCCAATGAGGGTCTTCCCGTCAACATCGCGATGTTGGGCAAGGGAAACTCGTCGGGCTATCCGTCTCTGATCGAGCAGATCAAGGCGGGGGCTGCGGGATTGAAGGTCCACGAGGACTGGGGCGCAACACCGGCGGCGATCCGGGCGTCGCTGCGCGCGGCGGACGAGATGGACGTTCAGGTTGCCATTCACACGGATACCTTGAACGAAGCCGGCTACGTCGAGGACACGATTGCGGCCTTCGAGGGGCGCACCATTCACACCTATCACAGTGAGGGCGCAGGCGGCGGTCACGCACCGGACATCCTGAGGGTGACCGGTGAGGACAATGTTCTTCCGGCGTCGACCAACCCGACGTTGCCGTACGGCATCAACACGCAAGCCGAGCTCTTCGACATGATCATGGTCTGCCACAACCTCAATCCCAAAGTGCCGTCGGATGTTTCGTTTGCCGAGTCGCGTGTTCGTGCGGAGACGATCGGTGCGGAGAACGTGCTGCAGGATATGGGAGTCATCTCGATGTTCTCGAGCGACTCGCAGGCAATGGGCCGGGTCGGCGAGAACTGGCTCCGGGCGATCCAGACGGCCGACTGTATGAAACGTGCTCGTGGAAAGTTGCCGGAGGACTCTCCGACACACGATAACTTCCGGGTCCTGCGGTACGTCGCGAAGACGACGATCAACCCGGCCATGACGTTCGGATTGTCCCACGTCATCGGATCCATCGCTCCCGGGAAAATGGCGGATCTTGTTCTCTGGGAAACCGCTTTCTTCGGTGCGAAGCCTAAAATGATCATCAAGAACGGAATGATCAGTTGGCACGCCATGGGAGATCCGAACGCATCACTACCGACCCCGCAGCCGGTGATCTACCGGCCGATGTTCGGCGGGTTCGGTAAGGCGCTCCCCGAGAGTTCGGTCTCGTTCGTGTCCCAGGCCGCACTCGACGACGGCATCAAGGATCGTCTTGGTCTCGAGCGTCAGGTTATCGCCGTCGAAGGCACTCGCACCGTGACCAAACGCGACCTCGTGCGCAACTCGGCCACTCCGGAGATCAAGGTCGATCCGGAGACCTTCGCGGTGACAGCGGACGGCGTTCACGCCTACGTCGAACCGGCTGAATCCATTCGCCTGAACCAACTTTACTTCTTCAGTTAGGGGAGACCAGTGTCGGGAACAATCACGCATACGCACGGCGGCGATACGGCGCCGCACACACACGCCGAGCCGCACGGCGAGATGACCACGCCGACGGGCAAGCCGATTCGCGTCGACGCGCTGCTCGGCAAGGAAACCGATGAGGAATGGGCGTCGCGCATCGAAAGCGCTGTGATCGACGTGCTTTCACTGGATCAGTGGGAGGCGCAGAAGAGCCGGTTGCGGCGTACGACGCTCGGCGGTCGTGAATTGGCGGTCTCTCTCGATCGTGGGGTTCAACTGCAGGACGGCGACATCCTGCTGTGGGACGAGCCGGAGAACACCGTCGTCGTCGCCCGGATCAACCTCAAGGACGTTCTCGAGATCGACCTCAGTGCATTGCTCGACGTGACGCCGGAGAAGATGATTCAGACGTGTCTCGAGTTGGGTCACGCTGTGGGTAACCAGCATTGGCCGGCAGTGGTGAAGGGAATGAAGGTCTATGTACCGCTGACGGTAGACAAGGCAGTCATGGGTTCGGTAATGCGCACGCATGCTTTCGAGGGCATCGAGTACACCTTCATTCCCGGCGCCGAGGTCATTCCCTACATCGCTCCGCACGAGGCACGCCGACTGTTCGGTGCGGCAGCGCGCGAGGGCGAGGGCCATACCCATGACCCCCTCATGTGAAGGGTCGCAGCTGAGCATCAACCGTGCGATGCGGATGATGCAATTTGCCGATTCGATGTTTCCGGTCGGTTCCTTCTCGTTCTCGAACGGGTTGGAATCGGCCGTGGCACAGGGAATTGTCACGGACGGTCCGTCGTTGCGGGAGTTTGTACTCTCTGCCGCCCATCAGGGTGCAACGTGCGACGGTATCGCCGTGCTCGC
The nucleotide sequence above comes from Rhodococcus sp. KBS0724. Encoded proteins:
- a CDS encoding bacterial proteasome activator family protein; protein product: MNKPEEERILVIGPDGAETNTDRQDAKEPEGESIADMVEQPAKVMRIGTMIKQLLEEVRAAPLDDASRVRLKEIHRSSIRELEQGLAPELREELERLTLPFTDDSVPSDAELRIAQAQLVGWLEGLFHGIQTALFAQQMAARAQLEQMRQGALPPGMSIGVPHTPGNPGHPDQQSPGTGQYL
- a CDS encoding cysteine desulfurase-like protein, producing MAYDVARVRGLIPSLGDGWIHLDPQAGMQIPDAVSRTVSTAFRAAASSSSGRHVSNRRSAAILDSARSAVADLVGGDPAGVVLGSDRAVLLAWLAESLSSRLGLGTGLVLSRLDEEANVAPWLRVAGRYGAQVRWAEVEIETCELPSWQFNELITSTTRLVALTAASPIVGSAPNVRAAADRLHEFGGLMVVDAVGAAPYAHLDMAELGADIIAVSAPSWGGPQVGALVFRDPGLLDRIPAVSLNPYARGAERLEVGGHQFALLSGLTASIDFLAGLDESATGSRRERLETSISSLQNYQDGLFEHLLRSLSALPHVMVIGHAPTRVPTVSFTLEGTAADKVAAHLADKRIAVMSGTHGNSRLLDALGVNDEGGAVTIGLAPYTTRYEINQLVAELGTLG
- a CDS encoding NAD(P)H-quinone oxidoreductase, with protein sequence MYATTIDQPGGPEVMTWAQQPDPEVPRGHVLVDVAATAVNRADLLQRQGFYPPPPGTSDVLGLECSGVISQLGEGVTDWAVGDEVCALLAGGGYAEKVAVPATQLLPAPEGVDLRVAASLPEVACTVWSNVVMRAGLRRGHTLLIHGGGGGIGTHAIQVGKALGARVAVTAGSEEKLARCRELGADITINYRDQDFVAALSEATDGHGADIILDNMGASYLGRNVDALAMDGHIVVIGMQGGRKGEVDLSKLMGKRGSITATGLRGRPLTGPGGKAEIVADVLAKLWPLIADGSVQPVVSIELPIAEAPLAHQLLDSPETVGKVILTVK
- a CDS encoding alpha-hydroxy-acid oxidizing protein; its protein translation is MDTTLANPPAVGGFGATVAVVTYFGNMQNEIYLSGLGGTVPSLPMTAAGLEAAAREQLSPEAFGYIAGSAGTERTASSNLRAFEKHAIVPRMFRGTAAPDARDLSVEVLGTRLAAPILTAPIGVLGLVHDDAEVAVGSVTAELGIGSVLSTAASSTIEDVGAVSGENWWYQLYWPADDELAESLVRRADLAGAKAIVVTADTPGMGWRPRDLTLGHLPFLRAKGIANYLSDPVFRSKLASPPEESAEALQIAVLTWVSLFGNHTVRMADIAKLRQWTSLPIAVKGIVHPDDARAAVAAGADGIIVSNHGGRQVDGAISALDALGPIASAVGHEADILMDSGIRCGADVIIALALGAKAVLYGRPWVYGLGLAGADGVRHALRSLLADFDLTMGLAGLSSVREIDRSLVVDTSGH
- a CDS encoding MarR family winged helix-turn-helix transcriptional regulator, giving the protein MRAWRGYMDGNQRLMEVLNRELQDSHDLSLADYRILVMLSESPDGSTRMSDLADGVLSSRSRLTHQIRRMESQGIVVRTTCAEDGRGVLAQITDEGRRRLAAAAPTHVAGVRKNLVDLLTPTELEVLADVFSKVDAAIGDR
- the amt gene encoding ammonium transporter; this translates as MLAETVINSGDTAWVLISAGLVLFMVPGLAFFYAGLVRGSSALVMLQQNLVPLGLVSITWIVFGYSFAFSGDWGSGFLGDLKLFGLQDIHTAAAPGFHLIEGAVAVPTLAFVAYQMMFAIITPALITGATANRLKPLGWAVLLVLWSIIVYPPIAHWLFNPEGWLALRGAQDWAGGIVVHASAGAAALAILLVVGKRPGWPNAEAVPHSVPLALIGAGILWFGWFGFNAGDGLAADGVAAQALINTHIAAAGGMVVWLVIERYTEGKATAIGGITGAVGGLATITPCAGYVSTFSALAIGALAGLICHFALALKSIFKFDDALDVIAVHFVGGILGSLLLGLFAEKAINPIGRDGLLFGGGLGLLGEQALALVVVIAFSFVVTWLIATGIEKTIGLKLAPKDQVNIDRRQQGMDAYRYNAAFVDAGGAPQSSGFDGGATVEGEKLAPNPGAQKHELITAVLQTIESEKLREALLAAGAESIVVSEAHVSAGDSDSLKFRGQRNDVVFAERLRVEVLAPSDRTQAVLDAINRHSLGRRSGFVQQSAEPLSGPRAPESDADPFDPDHTEVKI
- a CDS encoding urease subunit gamma, with protein sequence MHLTPRELDKLTILMLAEVALRRKAKGLKLNHPESVAVITAAALEGAREGKTLEEVMADASHALTVDDVMEGVADMIPRVQVEAVFLDGSRLVTVHSPIQ
- a CDS encoding urease subunit beta produces the protein MASKSSKKDSGDDKKVPVGGYVLRDEPIEINEGRPRLKLRVRNTGDRPIQVGSHYHFMEVNRALSFDREQAFGWRLDIPAGTAVRFEPGDEKEVTLVPFGGKQRAHGFNSLVDGWAPTHAAYRPRLPRAVALADELGFLSEPQSD
- a CDS encoding urease subunit alpha, whose protein sequence is MTSISRQEYSGLFGVTKGDQIRLGNTDLYIEVEEDLRTIGDESIYGGGKTLRDGMGQDPASCSRDGALDLVITNVVIVDATIGVVKADVGIKDGKIVGWGKAGNSSTMEGVTPGLTTGPATDAISGEQLILTAAGIDPHVHLVSPQQAYHALSGGVTTLIGGGIGPSDGTNGTTITSGIWNMEMMLKANEGLPVNIAMLGKGNSSGYPSLIEQIKAGAAGLKVHEDWGATPAAIRASLRAADEMDVQVAIHTDTLNEAGYVEDTIAAFEGRTIHTYHSEGAGGGHAPDILRVTGEDNVLPASTNPTLPYGINTQAELFDMIMVCHNLNPKVPSDVSFAESRVRAETIGAENVLQDMGVISMFSSDSQAMGRVGENWLRAIQTADCMKRARGKLPEDSPTHDNFRVLRYVAKTTINPAMTFGLSHVIGSIAPGKMADLVLWETAFFGAKPKMIIKNGMISWHAMGDPNASLPTPQPVIYRPMFGGFGKALPESSVSFVSQAALDDGIKDRLGLERQVIAVEGTRTVTKRDLVRNSATPEIKVDPETFAVTADGVHAYVEPAESIRLNQLYFFS
- the ureE gene encoding urease accessory protein UreE (involved in the assembly of the urease metallocenter; possible nickel donor) is translated as MSGTITHTHGGDTAPHTHAEPHGEMTTPTGKPIRVDALLGKETDEEWASRIESAVIDVLSLDQWEAQKSRLRRTTLGGRELAVSLDRGVQLQDGDILLWDEPENTVVVARINLKDVLEIDLSALLDVTPEKMIQTCLELGHAVGNQHWPAVVKGMKVYVPLTVDKAVMGSVMRTHAFEGIEYTFIPGAEVIPYIAPHEARRLFGAAAREGEGHTHDPLM